Proteins encoded in a region of the Eretmochelys imbricata isolate rEreImb1 chromosome 10, rEreImb1.hap1, whole genome shotgun sequence genome:
- the HACD3 gene encoding very-long-chain (3R)-3-hydroxyacyl-CoA dehydratase 3 isoform X3 codes for MQRQSLTPHVHWAQRHRELYLRVELSDVQSPEITIMDDVLHFKAQGHGAKGDNVYEFQLAFLEPVKPQLEYKVTQRQLNISVQKKESNWWKRLTKQERRPMFLAPDFDRWLDESDAEMELKAKEEEERINKIRIESRVPKDYSFYDTFHTIADMMYFCQTLAFIEILNSLAGIVRSPFIPSFLQVLGRNFVLFIVLGNVEEMQSKAVVFFVFYCWSITELFRYPFYMLSCIDIEWKLLTWIRYTIWIPLYPLGTLAEAVCLIQAIPFFSETGKFSFTLPYPMSITIKFSFFLQIYVIMLFLGLFINLRHLYKQRRQHLGSKKRKMK; via the exons ATGCAGCGCCAGAGCCTGACCCCGCACGTGCACTGGGCGCAGCGGCACCGCGAGCTCTACCTGCGGGTGGAGCTGAGCGACGTGCAG AGCCCCGAGATCACCATTATGGACGACGTGCTTCATTTCAAAG cccaGGGTCATGGTGCCAAGGGGGACAATGTATATGAATTTCAGCTTGCATTTCTAGAACCAGTCAAGCCCCaa CTGGAGTACAAAGTGACTCAGAGGCAGTTGAACATCAGCGTGCAGAAAAAAGAAAGCAACTGGTGGAAAAGACTCACCAAACAGGAGAGGCGCCCGATGTTCCTAGCCCCTGATTTTGATCGCTGGCTAGATGAGTCGGATGCTGAAATGGAACTCAAAGCAAAG gaagaagaagaaaggattAACAAAATCAGAATTGAATCCAGAGTCCCTAAAGACT ATTCCTTCTATGATACATTTCACACCATTGCTGACATGATGTACTTCTGTCAGACGCTCGCATTTATAGAGATCCTGAATTCACTAGCAGGAATCGTCAGGTCACCATTTATACCTTCTTTTCTCCAG GTACTTGGAAGAAATTTTGTCTTGTTTATTGTCCTCGGAAATGTGGAGGAAATGCAAAGCAAAGCGGTGGTGTTCTTTGTATTTTACTGCTGGAGTATTACTGAGTTATTCAG GTATCCATTCTACATGCTTTCCTGCATTGATATAGAATGGAAATTACTAACTTGGATCCGATACACCATCTGGATTCCTCTCTATCCTTTAGGCACCTTGGCAGAAG CTGTGTGTCTGATTCAGGCCATTCCATTCTTCAGTGAAACAGGGAAGTTTAGTTTCACACTGCCATATCCGATGAGCATCACAATCAAATTTTCATTCTTTCTTCAAATCTACGTTATCATGTTATTTTTAG GTTTGTTTATAAACTTGCGTCACCTCTACAAGCAAAGGAGGCAGCACCTTGGATCaaaaaagagaaagatgaagTAA
- the HACD3 gene encoding very-long-chain (3R)-3-hydroxyacyl-CoA dehydratase 3 isoform X1 has translation MQRQSLTPHVHWAQRHRELYLRVELSDVQSPEITIMDDVLHFKAQGHGAKGDNVYEFQLAFLEPVKPQLEYKVTQRQLNISVQKKESNWWKRLTKQERRPMFLAPDFDRWLDESDAEMELKAKEEEERINKIRIESRVPKDSFRQLKRGYLFMYNLVQFLGFSWIFVNMTVRLFILGKDSFYDTFHTIADMMYFCQTLAFIEILNSLAGIVRSPFIPSFLQVLGRNFVLFIVLGNVEEMQSKAVVFFVFYCWSITELFRYPFYMLSCIDIEWKLLTWIRYTIWIPLYPLGTLAEAVCLIQAIPFFSETGKFSFTLPYPMSITIKFSFFLQIYVIMLFLGLFINLRHLYKQRRQHLGSKKRKMK, from the exons ATGCAGCGCCAGAGCCTGACCCCGCACGTGCACTGGGCGCAGCGGCACCGCGAGCTCTACCTGCGGGTGGAGCTGAGCGACGTGCAG AGCCCCGAGATCACCATTATGGACGACGTGCTTCATTTCAAAG cccaGGGTCATGGTGCCAAGGGGGACAATGTATATGAATTTCAGCTTGCATTTCTAGAACCAGTCAAGCCCCaa CTGGAGTACAAAGTGACTCAGAGGCAGTTGAACATCAGCGTGCAGAAAAAAGAAAGCAACTGGTGGAAAAGACTCACCAAACAGGAGAGGCGCCCGATGTTCCTAGCCCCTGATTTTGATCGCTGGCTAGATGAGTCGGATGCTGAAATGGAACTCAAAGCAAAG gaagaagaagaaaggattAACAAAATCAGAATTGAATCCAGAGTCCCTAAAGACT CTTTCAGACAGCTGAAGAGAGGATATTTGTTCATGTATAATCTTGTGCAGTTTTTGGGGTTCTCCTGGATTTTTGTGAATATGACAGTTCGCCTGTTTATCTTAGGAAAAG ATTCCTTCTATGATACATTTCACACCATTGCTGACATGATGTACTTCTGTCAGACGCTCGCATTTATAGAGATCCTGAATTCACTAGCAGGAATCGTCAGGTCACCATTTATACCTTCTTTTCTCCAG GTACTTGGAAGAAATTTTGTCTTGTTTATTGTCCTCGGAAATGTGGAGGAAATGCAAAGCAAAGCGGTGGTGTTCTTTGTATTTTACTGCTGGAGTATTACTGAGTTATTCAG GTATCCATTCTACATGCTTTCCTGCATTGATATAGAATGGAAATTACTAACTTGGATCCGATACACCATCTGGATTCCTCTCTATCCTTTAGGCACCTTGGCAGAAG CTGTGTGTCTGATTCAGGCCATTCCATTCTTCAGTGAAACAGGGAAGTTTAGTTTCACACTGCCATATCCGATGAGCATCACAATCAAATTTTCATTCTTTCTTCAAATCTACGTTATCATGTTATTTTTAG GTTTGTTTATAAACTTGCGTCACCTCTACAAGCAAAGGAGGCAGCACCTTGGATCaaaaaagagaaagatgaagTAA
- the HACD3 gene encoding very-long-chain (3R)-3-hydroxyacyl-CoA dehydratase 3 isoform X2, which translates to MTAAHADVPELALTSAQSREAAAAWASVGASRSSDYPAFQLEYKVTQRQLNISVQKKESNWWKRLTKQERRPMFLAPDFDRWLDESDAEMELKAKEEEERINKIRIESRVPKDSFRQLKRGYLFMYNLVQFLGFSWIFVNMTVRLFILGKDSFYDTFHTIADMMYFCQTLAFIEILNSLAGIVRSPFIPSFLQVLGRNFVLFIVLGNVEEMQSKAVVFFVFYCWSITELFRYPFYMLSCIDIEWKLLTWIRYTIWIPLYPLGTLAEAVCLIQAIPFFSETGKFSFTLPYPMSITIKFSFFLQIYVIMLFLGLFINLRHLYKQRRQHLGSKKRKMK; encoded by the exons ATGACTGCAGCTCACGCAGACGTCCCCGAGCTAGCTTTAACCTCAGCCCAGAGCcgtgaagctgcagcagcctgggcttCCGTGGGGGCTAGCCGCTCGAGCGATTACCCAGCGTtccag CTGGAGTACAAAGTGACTCAGAGGCAGTTGAACATCAGCGTGCAGAAAAAAGAAAGCAACTGGTGGAAAAGACTCACCAAACAGGAGAGGCGCCCGATGTTCCTAGCCCCTGATTTTGATCGCTGGCTAGATGAGTCGGATGCTGAAATGGAACTCAAAGCAAAG gaagaagaagaaaggattAACAAAATCAGAATTGAATCCAGAGTCCCTAAAGACT CTTTCAGACAGCTGAAGAGAGGATATTTGTTCATGTATAATCTTGTGCAGTTTTTGGGGTTCTCCTGGATTTTTGTGAATATGACAGTTCGCCTGTTTATCTTAGGAAAAG ATTCCTTCTATGATACATTTCACACCATTGCTGACATGATGTACTTCTGTCAGACGCTCGCATTTATAGAGATCCTGAATTCACTAGCAGGAATCGTCAGGTCACCATTTATACCTTCTTTTCTCCAG GTACTTGGAAGAAATTTTGTCTTGTTTATTGTCCTCGGAAATGTGGAGGAAATGCAAAGCAAAGCGGTGGTGTTCTTTGTATTTTACTGCTGGAGTATTACTGAGTTATTCAG GTATCCATTCTACATGCTTTCCTGCATTGATATAGAATGGAAATTACTAACTTGGATCCGATACACCATCTGGATTCCTCTCTATCCTTTAGGCACCTTGGCAGAAG CTGTGTGTCTGATTCAGGCCATTCCATTCTTCAGTGAAACAGGGAAGTTTAGTTTCACACTGCCATATCCGATGAGCATCACAATCAAATTTTCATTCTTTCTTCAAATCTACGTTATCATGTTATTTTTAG GTTTGTTTATAAACTTGCGTCACCTCTACAAGCAAAGGAGGCAGCACCTTGGATCaaaaaagagaaagatgaagTAA
- the HACD3 gene encoding very-long-chain (3R)-3-hydroxyacyl-CoA dehydratase 3 isoform X4 — MFLAPDFDRWLDESDAEMELKAKEEEERINKIRIESRVPKDSFRQLKRGYLFMYNLVQFLGFSWIFVNMTVRLFILGKDSFYDTFHTIADMMYFCQTLAFIEILNSLAGIVRSPFIPSFLQVLGRNFVLFIVLGNVEEMQSKAVVFFVFYCWSITELFRYPFYMLSCIDIEWKLLTWIRYTIWIPLYPLGTLAEAVCLIQAIPFFSETGKFSFTLPYPMSITIKFSFFLQIYVIMLFLGLFINLRHLYKQRRQHLGSKKRKMK, encoded by the exons ATGTTCCTAGCCCCTGATTTTGATCGCTGGCTAGATGAGTCGGATGCTGAAATGGAACTCAAAGCAAAG gaagaagaagaaaggattAACAAAATCAGAATTGAATCCAGAGTCCCTAAAGACT CTTTCAGACAGCTGAAGAGAGGATATTTGTTCATGTATAATCTTGTGCAGTTTTTGGGGTTCTCCTGGATTTTTGTGAATATGACAGTTCGCCTGTTTATCTTAGGAAAAG ATTCCTTCTATGATACATTTCACACCATTGCTGACATGATGTACTTCTGTCAGACGCTCGCATTTATAGAGATCCTGAATTCACTAGCAGGAATCGTCAGGTCACCATTTATACCTTCTTTTCTCCAG GTACTTGGAAGAAATTTTGTCTTGTTTATTGTCCTCGGAAATGTGGAGGAAATGCAAAGCAAAGCGGTGGTGTTCTTTGTATTTTACTGCTGGAGTATTACTGAGTTATTCAG GTATCCATTCTACATGCTTTCCTGCATTGATATAGAATGGAAATTACTAACTTGGATCCGATACACCATCTGGATTCCTCTCTATCCTTTAGGCACCTTGGCAGAAG CTGTGTGTCTGATTCAGGCCATTCCATTCTTCAGTGAAACAGGGAAGTTTAGTTTCACACTGCCATATCCGATGAGCATCACAATCAAATTTTCATTCTTTCTTCAAATCTACGTTATCATGTTATTTTTAG GTTTGTTTATAAACTTGCGTCACCTCTACAAGCAAAGGAGGCAGCACCTTGGATCaaaaaagagaaagatgaagTAA